From Tenuifilum sp. 4138str, a single genomic window includes:
- a CDS encoding chloride channel protein — protein sequence MLRDGFKISLLRFWAIFRSLGERRISLILSFVIGLLSGVAGVALKNTLHWVRDFVSGLVPMNTASLLYFGLPTIGILLTLLFVRYLIKDDLSHGVTKVLYSISRQGSKLKSHHMFSSIFGSALTIGFGGSVGAEAPIVLTGSAIGSNVGNFFRMNYKTRTLLIGCGAAGAIASIFKAPIAGIVFTLEVLMLDLTTASIVPLLISAVTASSVSYFLMGRNVVFAYDVIRPFALHNIPWFVLLGIFCGLVSLYFIRTIWRIEKRFKQTRSPYKKWIAGTLILGALIFVFPPLFGEGYDVLQALLDGRSEYIFYNSPLYEFQNNYWLLIGSLFLIIALKAVATAVTNGAGGVGGIFAPSLFIGGISGFLVAKLINQFNFIDVSESNFALVGMAGTMAGVMHAPFMAIFLIAEITGGYALFVPLMITSTIAYLTIMYFEPHSIYTKRLAMRGELITHHKDKAVLTLLNVTKVIETDFLPIEPTETLGSLVKKVSQSRRNVFPVVTTDGKFVGIVMLDDIRPIMFDASRYDTTTVQEIMNLPPEIITINESMESVMNKFEYSKAWNLPVVDGDKYVGFVSKSKIFSVYRNLLIEFSEE from the coding sequence ATGCTTAGAGATGGTTTTAAAATATCGTTATTAAGGTTCTGGGCAATATTTCGCAGCTTAGGCGAACGAAGAATCTCACTGATTTTAAGTTTTGTCATTGGACTTTTAAGCGGTGTTGCGGGTGTTGCACTAAAAAATACGCTTCACTGGGTTAGGGATTTTGTTAGCGGATTAGTGCCTATGAATACCGCTAGCTTGCTTTACTTTGGTTTACCTACAATAGGGATTTTACTAACCCTACTATTTGTTCGATACCTCATTAAAGACGATTTAAGCCACGGAGTAACCAAGGTTTTGTATTCCATTTCCCGACAGGGTAGCAAGCTAAAGTCCCACCATATGTTCAGTTCCATATTTGGCAGCGCCCTTACCATTGGATTTGGTGGCTCAGTGGGAGCAGAGGCTCCAATTGTGCTTACAGGGTCGGCAATAGGTTCAAACGTTGGGAACTTTTTCAGGATGAACTACAAAACCCGAACACTGCTAATTGGATGTGGTGCAGCAGGTGCTATAGCATCAATTTTTAAGGCACCCATAGCCGGCATTGTGTTCACTCTTGAAGTGCTAATGCTCGACCTAACCACTGCATCCATTGTGCCGCTGCTAATTTCGGCCGTTACGGCATCGTCGGTTAGCTATTTCCTGATGGGGCGGAATGTGGTATTTGCCTATGATGTTATTCGGCCATTTGCACTCCACAATATTCCCTGGTTTGTGCTGCTTGGTATATTTTGCGGGTTGGTATCACTTTACTTTATCAGAACAATTTGGCGGATAGAGAAACGCTTTAAGCAAACCCGGAGCCCATACAAGAAATGGATAGCAGGGACTTTAATTCTTGGCGCGTTAATCTTTGTTTTCCCTCCCCTTTTTGGTGAAGGGTATGATGTTCTACAGGCTCTTCTCGATGGCCGGTCGGAGTATATCTTTTACAACAGCCCCCTATATGAATTTCAAAATAACTACTGGCTGCTAATAGGCTCACTCTTTCTGATCATTGCCCTAAAAGCCGTTGCAACTGCCGTAACCAATGGTGCCGGAGGGGTTGGGGGAATTTTTGCACCATCACTTTTTATTGGTGGTATTTCAGGTTTTTTAGTAGCAAAGCTTATTAACCAGTTCAACTTTATTGATGTATCGGAAAGCAACTTTGCCTTAGTAGGAATGGCAGGAACCATGGCCGGTGTAATGCATGCCCCCTTCATGGCTATCTTTCTAATCGCAGAGATTACTGGGGGCTACGCTCTATTTGTACCCCTAATGATAACCTCAACCATTGCATACCTCACCATTATGTACTTTGAACCTCACTCCATTTACACTAAGCGTTTAGCCATGCGTGGCGAGCTTATAACCCACCACAAGGATAAAGCAGTGCTCACCCTGCTTAACGTTACTAAGGTTATTGAAACCGATTTTTTACCCATTGAACCCACTGAGACACTTGGTTCGCTTGTTAAAAAGGTAAGCCAGTCGCGCCGGAACGTTTTTCCTGTGGTTACTACCGATGGTAAGTTTGTAGGCATAGTAATGCTCGACGACATAAGGCCAATCATGTTCGATGCCTCACGCTACGATACCACAACCGTTCAGGAAATTATGAACCTGCCACCCGAGATTATCACAATTAACGAGTCCATGGAATCTGTTATGAACAAGTTTGAGTACTCCAAGGCGTGGAACTTACCTGTGGTTGATGGCGATAAGTATGTGGGGTTTGTATCGAAATCAAAAATATTCTCGGTTTACCGCAACCTGCTCATTGAGTTTTCGGAGGAGTAA
- a CDS encoding M23 family metallopeptidase produces the protein MQYELDVELASGRVKGSHPLFGLTKLPDWSKAYVHQISLGHAAIIPLSYSELLFTKLGLKEYPVTLEQLSYLMMYRDNNGKMRIEVVFVRPSDEYINRTDNAQRQFTGSIVVYDWQFNFVKGYFFSDDGNIYNLACPQIAYQPEKKIDYSGTSKYEQEDCVITDWFSCPGYTTTINSSCTYMFTEVDCSSTGTGSGSGEGGNPGSGDGEPGGNTSGTNPGDYTPGGNNEDPPVNPNTTTDAKTPCKGDPMVIMKICPSQTSGIVGGTYGWTRKKNATTPKFHDGFDLFAEPNTPVYSPWDNGIVVGPLVNNLPTNYYDETSYGNYVWVEYNVNGQKIRM, from the coding sequence ATGCAATATGAACTTGATGTGGAACTTGCTTCTGGAAGAGTGAAGGGCTCTCATCCATTATTCGGATTAACAAAGCTTCCTGATTGGTCAAAAGCCTATGTACATCAAATATCATTAGGACATGCAGCAATTATCCCTTTGAGTTACTCCGAGCTACTTTTTACCAAGTTAGGATTAAAGGAGTATCCTGTAACACTTGAACAGCTCTCGTACCTGATGATGTATCGCGACAATAATGGTAAGATGAGGATAGAAGTAGTTTTTGTTAGACCCTCCGATGAGTACATAAATAGAACCGATAATGCTCAAAGACAATTTACGGGATCTATAGTAGTGTACGATTGGCAATTCAACTTCGTTAAGGGTTATTTTTTTAGTGATGATGGAAATATTTACAACCTTGCATGTCCCCAAATTGCATACCAACCTGAAAAGAAAATAGATTATAGCGGTACTAGTAAGTACGAACAGGAAGATTGTGTTATAACCGACTGGTTCTCATGTCCGGGATACACAACCACAATTAACTCAAGTTGCACATATATGTTTACTGAGGTGGATTGTTCTTCAACCGGAACAGGCAGCGGCAGTGGAGAAGGAGGAAACCCAGGTAGTGGTGATGGTGAACCTGGAGGAAATACTAGTGGTACAAACCCTGGTGATTACACTCCAGGCGGAAATAATGAAGATCCTCCTGTAAATCCTAATACAACAACCGATGCCAAAACACCTTGCAAAGGCGACCCAATGGTTATAATGAAGATTTGTCCATCACAAACCAGTGGTATTGTAGGCGGAACCTATGGATGGACAAGAAAAAAGAATGCTACTACCCCAAAGTTTCACGATGGCTTTGACCTTTTCGCTGAGCCCAACACCCCTGTATACTCTCCATGGGATAATGGTATTGTTGTTGGACCGTTAGTGAATAACCTACCCACCAATTACTACGATGAAACAAGTTATGGTAATTATGTTTGGGTTGAATACAACGTAAACGGGCAAAAGATCCGTATGTGA
- a CDS encoding M16 family metallopeptidase: MIDFVKYKLDNGLVLIVHTDFSTPIAAFNLLYIVGSKNEDPERTGFAHLFEHLMFGGSANIPVFDEPLERVGGENNAFTSNDLTNYYITVPAENIETAFWLESDRMLSLAFSQKSLDIQKSVVLEEFNQRYLNQPYGDIWLYLRPLAYKVHPYRWPTIGQSPEHISRATLADVKNFFFSHYAPNNAILCVAGPVDPNEILELTHKWFGSIEPRKLANKSIPREPEQTEPRFHTLEREVPFNAIYKAYHMCNRMHPDYPAVDLLSDLLSNGRSSRLYQRLVKEKQLFSSVNAYITGDVDEGLFILTGQLYNSTTFEEAEEALSREVEELKNTLVDANELEKVKNKFEANFLFEQENVLNNAMNLAYYEMLGDANLLNNELQRYSSVTNEDIRRVAASTLDVKNSSTLYYKSKINGKG; encoded by the coding sequence ATGATCGATTTTGTGAAATATAAGCTTGATAATGGTTTAGTGCTAATAGTTCACACTGACTTTAGCACTCCCATTGCAGCCTTTAACCTGCTTTACATTGTGGGTTCAAAAAACGAAGACCCGGAACGAACAGGCTTTGCCCACCTGTTTGAGCATTTAATGTTTGGTGGTTCGGCCAACATACCTGTATTCGATGAACCGCTTGAGAGGGTAGGGGGCGAGAATAATGCATTTACATCCAACGATTTAACAAACTACTATATTACCGTTCCTGCCGAAAATATCGAAACAGCGTTTTGGCTTGAAAGCGACAGAATGCTTAGCCTTGCCTTTTCGCAGAAGAGCCTCGATATACAAAAAAGTGTGGTGCTGGAAGAGTTCAACCAACGATACCTAAACCAACCTTACGGTGATATTTGGTTGTATCTTCGGCCTTTGGCCTACAAGGTTCACCCATACCGTTGGCCAACCATCGGACAGTCGCCCGAGCATATAAGCCGTGCCACATTAGCCGATGTAAAAAATTTCTTCTTTAGCCATTATGCCCCAAACAACGCAATACTTTGTGTGGCAGGCCCTGTTGACCCCAACGAAATTCTGGAGCTTACCCATAAATGGTTTGGTTCCATTGAACCACGTAAACTTGCAAATAAAAGCATTCCAAGGGAACCTGAGCAAACCGAACCCCGTTTCCATACCCTGGAGCGCGAAGTCCCTTTCAACGCCATTTATAAGGCCTACCACATGTGTAACCGTATGCACCCCGATTACCCTGCAGTGGACTTACTCTCCGATTTGCTATCAAACGGCCGATCATCGCGTTTATACCAGCGACTGGTGAAGGAAAAACAGCTTTTCAGCTCAGTAAATGCTTACATTACAGGCGACGTAGATGAGGGATTATTCATTCTAACCGGACAACTTTACAACTCTACAACCTTTGAGGAGGCAGAGGAGGCATTAAGCCGTGAGGTTGAAGAGCTTAAAAACACTTTAGTTGATGCTAATGAGCTTGAAAAGGTTAAGAATAAGTTTGAGGCTAACTTCCTGTTTGAGCAGGAAAACGTGCTAAATAACGCCATGAATTTGGCATACTACGAGATGTTGGGCGATGCAAATCTTTTAAACAATGAGCTGCAAAGGTATAGCTCAGTAACCAATGAAGATATTAGAAGAGTTGCAGCCAGCACCCTTGATGTAAAAAACAGCTCCACGCTCTACTACAAATCAAAAATAAATGGTAAGGGATAA
- a CDS encoding M16 family metallopeptidase, which yields MTSHNIDRTVQPQRVAVSSIKIPTPDIIDLDNGFKVLVINAGSQDLARVEVIFRAGTRYQPKSLVANAAISLLSEGTTSRTSQQIAEELDFYGSFLEPSFSRDFASVTFYTIGKHFYRSLDVFADIITNPTYPQHELELFCKKGKQSLLVDLEKVSTLSRQRFFTALFGSNHPYGSFAIPNDYDGLTKTDISQFRNRYHKASNGLIVIAGKVDAKQVDFILKGFTNPIFEQCGEIELGLPSFNTTDYRVFSYKKDAVQAALRIGRVLPKRNHPDMPGLVVLNTILGGYFGSRLMRNIREEKGYTYGISSFIIPMAELSVLVVSTEVGSAFAENTVDEVFKEMLKLQSEPVSNDELELVRGYMTGQILRTFDGPFAIADSLASLFQFNNLDFGYIDNLIRTINEITPSQLLELAKKYLDVESMVVSIAGSQKIKGYKE from the coding sequence ATGACTTCGCACAATATTGATAGGACTGTTCAGCCTCAAAGGGTAGCTGTTTCAAGCATTAAGATACCTACGCCTGATATTATTGATCTTGATAATGGCTTTAAGGTTTTGGTAATTAATGCTGGGAGCCAGGATTTAGCAAGGGTTGAGGTAATTTTTAGGGCTGGAACGCGCTATCAGCCTAAATCGTTAGTGGCAAATGCAGCCATCTCGCTGCTAAGCGAGGGAACAACTAGTAGAACATCGCAACAAATTGCCGAGGAATTAGATTTTTATGGTAGTTTTCTTGAACCCTCATTCTCACGCGATTTTGCATCGGTTACCTTTTACACTATAGGTAAACACTTTTACCGCTCATTGGATGTTTTTGCTGATATCATAACAAATCCTACTTACCCGCAGCACGAGCTGGAACTTTTTTGCAAAAAGGGGAAACAATCGTTATTGGTCGATCTGGAAAAAGTTTCCACCCTCTCACGCCAGCGGTTTTTCACTGCTCTTTTCGGTAGCAACCATCCCTATGGTTCTTTTGCCATCCCCAATGATTACGATGGGCTTACAAAAACCGATATATCACAGTTCCGTAATCGTTACCATAAAGCCTCAAATGGTTTGATTGTTATTGCTGGCAAGGTAGATGCTAAACAGGTCGATTTTATACTAAAAGGTTTTACCAACCCCATTTTTGAACAATGCGGTGAAATTGAGTTAGGGTTACCCTCATTTAATACAACCGATTACAGAGTATTTTCGTATAAAAAAGATGCAGTTCAGGCAGCTTTGCGAATTGGCAGGGTTTTACCCAAGCGCAACCACCCCGATATGCCCGGTTTGGTTGTTCTTAATACCATACTGGGTGGTTACTTTGGCTCTCGCCTTATGCGCAATATCAGGGAGGAAAAGGGGTATACCTATGGCATATCCTCATTTATAATCCCAATGGCTGAACTGTCGGTGCTGGTTGTGTCAACTGAGGTTGGTTCAGCCTTTGCCGAAAATACGGTAGATGAGGTATTCAAAGAAATGCTTAAATTGCAGTCAGAACCAGTAAGTAACGATGAGCTGGAGCTTGTTAGAGGCTACATGACGGGTCAAATACTTAGAACCTTCGATGGCCCTTTTGCCATTGCCGACAGCCTTGCAAGTCTTTTCCAGTTCAATAACCTTGATTTTGGGTATATCGATAATCTGATTAGAACAATCAATGAAATTACCCCCTCACAGCTTTTGGAGCTGGCAAAAAAATACTTGGATGTTGAAAGCATGGTAGTTAGCATTGCCGGAAGCCAAAAAATTAAAGGGTATAAAGAGTAA